The proteins below come from a single Thermococcus sp. genomic window:
- a CDS encoding TIGR00296 family protein: MYRIKDEWGEFLVRLARKAVEEYVRYGRVIKPPEDTPPELWEKMGVFVTLNRHNVPPQMALRGCIGFPLPIYPLVEATIKAAIYAAVDDPRFPPVRESELDDIVVEVSVLTPPEPIEGPPEERPKKIKVGRDGLIIEKGIYSGLLLPQVPIEWGWDEEEFLSQTCWKAGLPPDCWLDPDTKVYRFTAEIFEEEYPRGPVRRKPLV, from the coding sequence ATGTACCGAATAAAGGACGAGTGGGGCGAGTTCCTCGTCAGGCTCGCGAGAAAAGCCGTTGAGGAATACGTGAGGTACGGAAGGGTGATAAAACCACCAGAAGACACCCCCCCGGAGCTATGGGAGAAGATGGGCGTCTTCGTAACGCTCAACAGGCACAACGTTCCCCCGCAGATGGCCCTGAGGGGTTGCATAGGCTTCCCGCTCCCGATTTACCCGTTGGTCGAGGCTACCATAAAGGCGGCAATCTACGCGGCTGTAGATGATCCGCGCTTTCCTCCGGTGAGGGAGAGCGAGCTTGACGATATCGTCGTCGAGGTGAGCGTTTTAACGCCTCCAGAACCTATCGAAGGTCCGCCGGAGGAGAGGCCCAAGAAGATAAAGGTCGGCAGGGACGGGCTGATAATCGAGAAAGGCATTTACTCCGGGCTACTGCTCCCGCAGGTGCCCATCGAGTGGGGCTGGGACGAGGAGGAGTTTTTATCGCAGACCTGCTGGAAGGCCGGCCTTCCACCCGACTGCTGGCTTGACCCCGACACGAAGGTCTACCGCTTCACAGCGGAGATATTCGAGGAGGAGTACCCAAGGGGCCCCGTTAGGAGGAAGCCGTTGGTTTAA
- a CDS encoding PIN domain-containing protein, with amino-acid sequence MNTSKSTGTFLDSSIIINAIVETELTKFTDRVFERFPLITSETVIDESVYVIIRKLFAEMGVKNRFDVKRKLQTPEGEEIIEEAITLVTELIEERNVAIVRDADIYLTLATMKKYSLLPHDAKIIATMLQNGIRELATFDEDYKVVQGIVLLPREYWEKKKD; translated from the coding sequence GTGAATACATCGAAGAGTACAGGGACGTTTCTGGACAGTAGCATCATAATCAATGCTATAGTCGAGACTGAGCTCACCAAGTTTACCGACAGAGTCTTTGAGCGGTTTCCCCTTATAACGTCTGAAACTGTCATAGACGAAAGTGTTTACGTAATAATTCGCAAGCTGTTCGCCGAAATGGGAGTCAAAAATCGCTTCGATGTCAAAAGAAAACTTCAAACTCCCGAGGGTGAGGAAATTATTGAAGAGGCGATAACACTCGTTACGGAGCTTATCGAGGAAAGGAATGTGGCAATAGTCAGGGATGCGGACATATACTTAACGCTCGCAACCATGAAGAAGTATTCGCTCCTTCCTCATGATGCTAAGATAATAGCCACGATGCTTCAAAACGGAATTAGGGAACTGGCAACATTCGATGAGGATTATAAAGTGGTCCAGGGAATTGTTTTGCTCCCCAGAGAATACTGGGAAAAGAAGAAAGATTAA
- a CDS encoding deoxyribonuclease IV: MFRVDRLRFGTAGIPLSTPKRSTIDGIIHVRNLGLDAMELEFVRGVNIKPELAKKIKYTAKKHDVLLTAHAPYYINLNASEKAKVEASKRRIIQSAERLHQAGGWSVVFHAGYYLKQPKESVYQRILEALKDVQRELMDKGVKVWLRPELTGKPTQFGELREIVKLSEELEMVLPAIDFAHAHARNKGKCNSVEEWREMLAFIEDRLGREALDNMHIHMSGIEYTEKGEKRHLPLRESDMRWEDLLRVLKEFRVKGVVISESPNIEEDALLMKRKYEEIKV, translated from the coding sequence ATGTTCAGGGTGGATAGGCTACGCTTCGGAACGGCAGGAATACCGCTGTCAACCCCTAAGCGCTCAACGATAGACGGTATAATCCACGTCAGGAACCTTGGTCTGGATGCCATGGAGCTTGAGTTCGTCCGCGGGGTCAACATCAAACCCGAGCTGGCGAAGAAGATAAAGTACACCGCCAAAAAGCACGACGTTCTTCTAACGGCTCACGCGCCCTATTACATCAACCTCAATGCGAGCGAGAAAGCCAAAGTTGAAGCAAGCAAGAGGAGGATAATCCAGAGCGCCGAGAGGCTTCACCAGGCCGGTGGCTGGAGCGTCGTTTTCCACGCCGGTTATTACCTCAAGCAACCGAAGGAGAGCGTTTATCAGAGAATCCTTGAGGCCCTGAAGGACGTGCAGAGGGAACTGATGGACAAAGGTGTTAAGGTATGGCTCAGGCCGGAACTCACGGGAAAGCCGACCCAGTTCGGCGAGCTGAGGGAGATAGTAAAGCTGAGCGAAGAACTGGAGATGGTTCTCCCCGCCATAGACTTCGCCCACGCCCATGCGAGAAACAAAGGAAAGTGCAACTCCGTCGAGGAATGGCGCGAGATGCTGGCGTTCATTGAGGACAGGCTCGGTAGGGAAGCCCTCGACAACATGCACATCCACATGTCCGGTATAGAGTACACTGAGAAGGGCGAGAAAAGACACCTACCCCTCAGGGAGAGTGACATGAGGTGGGAGGACTTACTCCGCGTTCTGAAGGAGTTTAGGGTAAAAGGCGTCGTCATAAGCGAGAGTCCCAACATTGAGGAAGATGCACTGCTCATGAAAAGGAAATACGAGGAGATAAAGGTCTAA
- a CDS encoding MTH1187 family thiamine-binding protein, whose product MVIVEFVVVPLGEKSLSRYVAEVIKLLERKGVKYQLTPMATIIETETVREALQIIEEAHELMFKLGAERVSTTIRIDDRRDKERHMEDKVKSVMEKVRGG is encoded by the coding sequence GTGGTCATCGTTGAGTTCGTGGTTGTGCCCCTCGGGGAGAAGAGTCTCAGCAGGTACGTTGCGGAGGTGATAAAGCTTTTAGAGAGGAAGGGCGTTAAATACCAGTTGACACCCATGGCTACAATCATCGAGACCGAGACTGTAAGAGAGGCCCTTCAGATAATCGAAGAGGCGCACGAGCTCATGTTTAAACTCGGCGCCGAGAGGGTTTCAACCACAATCAGGATTGACGACCGCAGGGACAAGGAAAGGCACATGGAGGACAAGGTAAAATCCGTGATGGAAAAGGTCAGGGGTGGTTGA
- a CDS encoding NCS2 family permease, producing the protein MRWFEEYFQFGRYGTNMRTEILAGVTTFLTMAYILFVNPQILSAAMGKDAFNSLVAVTALSAGITTIIMGLYARKPFALAPGMGLNAYFAYTVAPKYGWRVALAAVFVEGLIFIALTLTRVRSAVIHAIPKSQKYAIGAGIGLFLTLIGLNDVGILSAQVEGSKNAIISLGKTVLLSGTLKFTGLNTSVLLSKQVLLFLFGLLLTGVLIAMRIKGALLISILTTSVLGWITGAAPWPEKLFSTPTISYTFMKMDLHGLINAGALGVVFAFFMVDFFDTLGTVTGLSAKAGFLTKDGKVPDAEKVLLTDAIGTTLGAVLGTSTVTTYIESAAGIEEGGRTGMTALVTGLLFLAIGLFIAPLASSIPSFATAPALVIVGYYMLTALKEVDFSDHTEALPAFLVLITIPYTYSIADGIGVGFISYTLLKVFSGRWKEVHPLMYILALVFVAYFAYLGGLF; encoded by the coding sequence ATGAGATGGTTTGAGGAGTACTTCCAGTTTGGAAGGTATGGAACCAACATGAGAACTGAAATCCTTGCCGGCGTGACAACTTTCCTCACAATGGCGTATATCCTCTTTGTGAATCCCCAGATACTCAGCGCTGCAATGGGTAAAGATGCGTTTAATTCGCTCGTCGCGGTTACTGCGCTCTCTGCTGGCATAACGACGATTATCATGGGCCTTTACGCCAGAAAGCCCTTCGCCCTCGCCCCGGGAATGGGACTCAACGCGTACTTCGCCTATACGGTTGCCCCCAAATACGGCTGGAGGGTTGCCCTCGCGGCAGTTTTTGTGGAGGGCTTGATTTTCATAGCGCTCACGCTGACAAGGGTCAGGAGTGCAGTAATCCATGCAATTCCAAAGAGCCAGAAGTACGCCATCGGTGCCGGAATAGGTCTGTTTCTCACACTAATTGGCCTGAACGACGTTGGAATCCTCTCGGCTCAGGTGGAGGGATCGAAGAACGCTATAATATCCCTCGGAAAGACCGTCCTCCTTTCGGGAACACTCAAGTTTACCGGACTTAACACGAGCGTTCTGCTTTCAAAACAGGTTCTCCTGTTCCTCTTTGGTCTCCTCCTAACTGGCGTTCTCATAGCTATGCGCATCAAGGGTGCCCTCCTGATATCAATCCTGACGACAAGCGTTCTCGGCTGGATTACCGGAGCGGCACCTTGGCCGGAGAAACTGTTCTCGACACCCACAATAAGCTACACCTTCATGAAGATGGACCTCCACGGTCTCATTAACGCCGGGGCCCTTGGTGTCGTCTTTGCCTTCTTCATGGTGGACTTCTTCGATACCCTCGGAACGGTAACGGGTCTCAGCGCCAAGGCCGGCTTCCTCACCAAGGACGGCAAGGTTCCGGACGCGGAGAAGGTTCTCCTCACCGATGCGATAGGAACGACTCTCGGTGCCGTCCTCGGAACATCAACCGTTACCACCTACATCGAGAGCGCCGCTGGAATTGAGGAAGGCGGAAGGACGGGAATGACTGCCCTCGTCACGGGCCTGCTCTTCCTTGCGATAGGACTCTTTATTGCACCCTTGGCAAGTTCTATTCCAAGTTTTGCAACGGCCCCTGCACTGGTTATAGTCGGCTACTACATGCTCACCGCCCTTAAGGAGGTTGACTTCAGTGACCACACCGAAGCTTTACCCGCTTTCCTTGTGCTCATCACGATACCATACACATACTCAATAGCCGACGGAATAGGCGTTGGTTTCATAAGCTACACCCTTCTCAAGGTCTTCAGCGGC
- a CDS encoding P1 family peptidase produces the protein MKAPELGIKIGLYEHGKRNSMADLGVKVGHATLIEDNDVRTGVTVLLPPVKNPYRERLFSATFVMNGFSKPIGFIQVEELGYIETPIALTNTLSVYIVASAVVKHMVELNQDLKSVSPVVMECNDSYLNNVRKMAVREEHYFEALKNARLDFKEGSVGAGTGMSAFEFKGGIGSSSRVVEIGGEEYRVASLVLANFGRREDLTIAGIPVGLYLKDYPGRGTSGRGSISMVVATDAPLTARQLKRLAKRAVIGLARTGGYAYHGSGDVVLAFSTAQSVPFGKEPEMVSFLPDNALSRLFRATAEATEEAIINALLQAKTMEGNGHVRYALPVEEVLEILEKHGVVERA, from the coding sequence ATGAAGGCCCCCGAGCTGGGAATAAAAATCGGCCTCTACGAGCACGGGAAAAGGAACTCCATGGCGGATTTAGGCGTTAAGGTCGGTCACGCAACGCTAATAGAGGATAACGACGTAAGGACGGGCGTTACCGTTCTCCTTCCGCCTGTAAAGAACCCCTACAGGGAGAGGCTTTTCTCGGCAACCTTCGTCATGAACGGCTTCTCAAAACCGATAGGCTTCATTCAGGTTGAGGAACTCGGCTACATCGAGACGCCAATAGCTCTGACAAACACGCTGAGCGTCTATATCGTTGCTAGTGCGGTGGTTAAGCACATGGTTGAACTCAATCAAGATTTGAAGAGCGTCTCTCCGGTCGTTATGGAGTGCAACGACTCTTATCTCAACAACGTCCGGAAGATGGCCGTTAGGGAGGAGCATTACTTTGAGGCCCTCAAAAATGCCAGACTGGACTTCAAGGAGGGCTCCGTTGGGGCTGGCACTGGAATGAGCGCCTTCGAGTTCAAGGGCGGGATAGGCTCTTCGTCGAGGGTCGTCGAGATTGGCGGTGAGGAATACAGAGTTGCATCACTCGTTCTGGCAAACTTCGGTAGGAGGGAGGATTTAACAATTGCCGGAATTCCCGTTGGCCTCTACCTGAAGGACTACCCGGGAAGGGGCACCTCTGGAAGGGGGAGCATATCAATGGTGGTGGCCACAGATGCCCCCCTGACGGCCCGGCAGTTGAAGAGGCTCGCGAAGAGAGCGGTTATCGGCCTGGCAAGAACCGGTGGCTACGCATACCACGGGAGCGGGGACGTCGTTTTAGCGTTCTCAACAGCCCAGAGCGTTCCATTTGGAAAAGAACCAGAAATGGTAAGCTTCCTCCCGGACAACGCACTGAGCAGGCTCTTTAGAGCAACCGCAGAAGCAACCGAGGAAGCGATAATCAACGCATTGTTGCAGGCGAAGACGATGGAGGGCAACGGTCATGTCAGATACGCCCTGCCGGTTGAGGAGGTCCTCGAAATTTTGGAAAAGCACGGAGTAGTTGAGAGAGCCTGA
- a CDS encoding DUF373 family protein, which produces MVEIRVLVLAIDRDDDFGKKAGVKGPVIGREVCIDAALKLSLADPEDSDANVVYAAVKLADELKEKGEFDEVEVAIITGHPKVGLKSDMELARQLEEVLKVFPADGVIPVTDGAEDEQIFPIITSRVPIITSHRVVVKQSPGIETTWYIIVKYLKEILSDPEVARVVFGIPGLMALLYGIAKLVGVWYPESEKIVSTVIWGTVLLIIGGIFFAKGFNFSLGSVVSSLRKAVVEQFVVVLSFVAGILIIISGAINAYLNLESYSLKLIGSYPGTSLLATLIYLNALSASIALGIAVMMAGRVIQAYLKRDHHIWYYASALLMTPALWVTIDLTTRYALAILTISDIDVFQKLLFAIFDVALAVVIGVYLRGKVRGWVKVETGGSDTKIRTKA; this is translated from the coding sequence GTGGTTGAGATTAGGGTTCTCGTTCTGGCTATTGACCGAGACGACGACTTCGGGAAGAAGGCGGGCGTTAAGGGGCCGGTCATCGGGCGAGAGGTCTGTATAGACGCAGCCTTAAAGCTCAGCCTGGCAGATCCGGAAGACAGCGATGCCAACGTTGTTTACGCCGCCGTTAAGCTCGCCGATGAGCTCAAAGAAAAGGGGGAGTTCGACGAAGTTGAAGTTGCGATAATAACCGGTCACCCGAAGGTTGGGCTAAAGAGCGATATGGAGCTGGCAAGGCAACTTGAGGAAGTCCTCAAGGTCTTCCCGGCTGATGGCGTCATTCCCGTAACTGACGGCGCCGAGGACGAGCAGATTTTCCCGATAATAACTTCCAGGGTGCCGATAATAACATCTCATCGCGTTGTGGTCAAGCAGAGCCCGGGTATAGAAACCACGTGGTACATCATAGTGAAGTACCTTAAGGAAATTCTGAGCGACCCGGAGGTCGCGAGGGTTGTCTTTGGAATCCCCGGTTTGATGGCGTTGCTCTATGGAATAGCCAAACTTGTTGGTGTCTGGTATCCCGAGAGCGAGAAGATAGTCTCAACGGTAATATGGGGAACCGTTCTCCTCATAATCGGTGGAATCTTCTTCGCCAAGGGCTTTAACTTCAGTCTGGGTAGTGTGGTATCCTCCCTGCGGAAGGCAGTAGTTGAGCAGTTCGTTGTGGTTCTGTCTTTCGTTGCCGGAATCCTTATAATAATAAGTGGGGCAATTAACGCCTATCTCAACCTCGAAAGCTACTCCCTGAAACTGATAGGTAGTTACCCCGGGACGTCTTTACTTGCAACCCTGATTTATCTTAATGCACTGTCAGCTTCCATCGCCTTGGGAATAGCCGTCATGATGGCCGGAAGGGTAATCCAGGCTTACCTCAAGAGGGACCACCACATCTGGTACTATGCCTCTGCCCTTCTCATGACCCCCGCTTTGTGGGTGACGATTGACCTAACTACCCGGTATGCTTTAGCTATACTCACGATTTCTGATATCGATGTCTTCCAGAAGTTGCTCTTTGCTATATTTGATGTTGCCCTTGCAGTCGTGATTGGTGTCTATCTCAGGGGAAAAGTTAGAGGGTGGGTAAAAGTTGAAACTGGAGGAAGCGATACGAAAATACGAACTAAGGCGTGA
- a CDS encoding ABC transporter ATP-binding protein — translation MVSVELRNVEKRWEGFELHVDLSVKDGELLTFLGPSGCGKTTTLRIIAGLERPDSGKVLFSGRDVTELEPYERNIGIVFQDYALFPHMTVFKNIAFGLEMRKLPRAEIEKRVKWALELVGLRGFENRYPEQLSGGQQQRVALARALVVEPEVLLLDEPLSNLDAKIRERLRSEIRRIQRELGITTIYVTHDQEEAMAISDRIAVMNVGTVEQVGKPLELYYRPRTEFVARFLGTGNILELEAENGVARLGNLEFRVGTNGKVRVFFRPESVIITEGNDGKVVDYELLPGRMRLYLDVEGRSIIAERPLPDLPFEPNHVPSRVGIVVRSFSLLGL, via the coding sequence ATGGTGAGTGTAGAGCTAAGAAACGTTGAAAAGCGCTGGGAGGGTTTTGAACTTCACGTTGACCTCTCCGTTAAAGACGGCGAGCTTCTCACTTTCCTCGGCCCGAGCGGTTGCGGAAAGACGACGACGCTGAGGATAATAGCGGGCCTTGAGAGGCCCGACTCCGGGAAGGTTCTCTTCAGTGGGAGGGACGTTACCGAACTGGAACCCTACGAGAGGAACATTGGCATAGTTTTCCAGGATTACGCGCTCTTTCCGCACATGACCGTGTTTAAAAACATCGCCTTCGGCCTCGAGATGAGAAAGCTTCCAAGGGCTGAAATCGAAAAAAGAGTGAAGTGGGCCCTTGAGCTCGTGGGTTTGAGGGGGTTTGAGAACCGCTATCCCGAACAGCTCTCCGGTGGACAGCAACAGAGGGTTGCACTTGCCAGGGCCCTCGTCGTTGAGCCGGAGGTTCTCCTCCTCGATGAACCGCTCAGCAACCTCGACGCCAAGATAAGGGAACGTTTGCGGTCGGAAATACGAAGAATCCAGCGTGAGCTCGGCATAACGACGATTTACGTTACCCACGACCAGGAAGAGGCTATGGCGATAAGCGATAGGATAGCCGTCATGAACGTCGGAACCGTTGAACAGGTCGGAAAACCTCTGGAGCTCTATTACAGGCCAAGAACAGAGTTCGTGGCACGTTTTCTCGGGACGGGTAACATACTGGAGCTCGAAGCCGAGAATGGAGTTGCGAGGCTCGGAAACCTTGAGTTCCGTGTTGGTACTAACGGAAAGGTTAGGGTGTTCTTCAGGCCGGAGAGCGTTATTATCACCGAGGGAAACGATGGGAAGGTCGTTGACTACGAGCTCCTTCCCGGCAGAATGAGGCTCTACCTCGATGTTGAGGGCCGTTCAATAATCGCCGAGCGCCCCCTGCCGGATTTGCCATTCGAACCGAATCACGTCCCTTCGAGGGTTGGGATAGTTGTAAGGTCTTTCTCCCTCCTCGGTTTGTAA
- a CDS encoding iron ABC transporter permease gives MKLRTGCLIAVPSLAFLLIFFYLPLADILRLGLWEDGPTLRFISSVLSNSYHRWVILFTIGQAVASTILTLLIGLPGAYIFAKYDFPGKRLIRALLTVPFVMPGIMVALGFILLFGKDGFIAHLIGHDPGIIYTWKAILLAHAFYNFPIVVRMVSSLWQRVNPHYEEMAKTLGARGFKLFWKVTLPLISPAIFASAMLTFVFCFLSFSVPLILGGYRYVTMEVDIFSTVMTLLDFRTGAALAVIQIALSALFMYIYLRSLDAYSKREEQRVLQRPARLTREDLFSLEGLGIILYSTLVFVFIVAPLIAIVYDSLLYNGHLSLENYRRVFSPEYNPMFGISTLGTIKNSLLFGFTTVVLSILIALPLAYFLNRYDFRGKRVLDVFVMLPLASSPVTVALGYIMAFQSTPLYYTFWIVAIAHSVIAYPFVFRSLSTGLGKIKRNLREAALTLGANEWRAFLKVELPLAFGSLLVGAIFAFAMSIAELGATYMLAKPEYTTMSLAVYKFLGARHFGSASALSVLLMLVSAVGFLIIERVGEEVW, from the coding sequence ATGAAACTCAGGACTGGTTGCCTCATCGCGGTTCCCTCCCTTGCCTTCCTCCTGATTTTCTTCTACCTGCCCCTAGCCGATATCCTACGGCTGGGCCTCTGGGAAGACGGCCCGACGTTACGGTTTATCTCATCCGTTTTGAGCAACTCCTACCACCGCTGGGTTATCCTCTTCACAATCGGTCAGGCCGTGGCGTCGACCATTTTGACTCTCCTAATTGGACTTCCGGGAGCTTACATCTTTGCCAAGTACGACTTCCCGGGAAAGAGGCTAATCCGGGCCCTTCTGACGGTTCCATTCGTAATGCCCGGCATAATGGTGGCCCTTGGATTTATCCTCCTCTTCGGAAAGGACGGGTTCATAGCACACCTGATAGGCCATGACCCCGGGATAATCTACACCTGGAAGGCAATTCTTTTGGCCCACGCATTCTACAACTTTCCGATTGTTGTTAGAATGGTCTCGTCGCTCTGGCAGAGGGTCAATCCCCACTACGAGGAGATGGCCAAAACGCTCGGCGCGAGGGGCTTTAAGCTCTTCTGGAAGGTCACCCTGCCCTTAATCTCGCCGGCGATATTTGCATCCGCAATGCTTACCTTCGTCTTCTGCTTCCTGAGCTTTTCCGTTCCCCTAATCCTCGGTGGTTACCGCTACGTTACAATGGAGGTTGACATCTTCTCGACGGTGATGACGCTCCTTGATTTCAGAACAGGCGCGGCCCTAGCAGTTATTCAGATAGCCCTCAGCGCGCTCTTCATGTACATATACCTTCGTTCCCTCGATGCCTACTCAAAAAGGGAAGAGCAGAGGGTTCTCCAGAGGCCGGCGAGACTTACACGTGAAGACCTTTTCAGCCTCGAGGGACTGGGAATAATCCTATATTCCACTCTCGTTTTCGTCTTCATCGTCGCTCCCCTGATTGCTATAGTATACGATTCCCTTCTCTATAACGGTCATCTGAGCCTTGAGAACTACCGCAGGGTTTTTTCCCCCGAGTATAACCCGATGTTCGGAATCTCTACTCTCGGAACGATTAAAAACTCCCTCCTCTTCGGCTTCACAACCGTTGTCCTCTCAATCCTAATAGCCCTTCCTCTGGCGTATTTCCTCAACCGCTACGATTTCAGGGGGAAAAGGGTTCTCGACGTTTTCGTAATGCTCCCTCTTGCGAGCTCACCAGTAACGGTTGCCCTCGGCTACATCATGGCTTTCCAGTCAACACCTCTCTACTACACCTTCTGGATTGTGGCGATAGCGCATTCCGTGATTGCTTACCCCTTCGTCTTCCGCTCCCTTTCAACGGGGCTCGGTAAGATAAAACGGAACCTGCGCGAGGCGGCCTTAACCCTCGGGGCCAATGAGTGGAGGGCCTTTTTAAAGGTCGAGCTCCCCCTCGCCTTCGGAAGCCTCCTCGTCGGGGCAATCTTTGCCTTCGCGATGAGCATTGCCGAGCTCGGCGCGACCTACATGCTTGCCAAGCCCGAATACACGACCATGAGCCTCGCGGTCTACAAGTTCCTGGGTGCGAGGCATTTTGGGAGTGCCTCGGCTTTATCCGTGCTCCTCATGCTAGTTTCGGCAGTTGGATTCCTGATAATAGAGAGGGTCGGTGAGGAGGTATGGTGA